The nucleotide window tttcattgcggaagctttgcttgttgtcgtgttattttaaaatcaactgttgtttttgaaaacgcgccctaaagctatccaatttcaacagttaaaataagtattacctatcttagtaatacatattaaaaccatcaaaataaataagcggccttattacatttaaaagcccaaaacctcaaacgtaataaaaggatgtccagttcaccagagaaaatcaaattttgagcgggtggccactccaattccctcacgactccaagcccactatggttggggattactgcgtggatgaaaataaaagggtgagtttggggaaactcggtgtgtaaaataacccaaccatagcctatatcactcaacCCACGAAAcataataagttggccttagcctgaagcaattgaataaagcccataggcccataatgaacaAAGCAGattttacatgtttatgcagaaacccaacccagattcatccataacacccccgtaccaaccttacaccatgtggggagacaactcgacccacccaaccactacacaccacagaatttgcagcatggcgcagaagaataatgtgacagagtcaccagatctgaataatcgtggcgagccaccgaatcagatatatgtggcgagccaccggatcgatatttgtggcgagccaccggatcgaatatttgtggcgagccacgagatcgaatatttgtggcatagccaccgtaacgcttcctccataatataacccatgtccccatgcaacagatatataatcatggcatacatcatacagaatcagatcgtcatgcttttcagtcaaaattaaccctagggatataacggtaattttacacctaggggtataacagtaattttccatacataggggtattatagtaatttagctacttttagcgttttcatgcatatcctaactatttacgtactatcagaacacttaccgcacatACTTTCCGAATTGGGCtcattggcccatgaacccgatctttggcccattaagcccaaattatcaaaatgtacgaaatcgcgcgtactgtagtttattactttagattaccaaatatacaaacccaactatcttacgagcattcgcacacttgcaaattcccaaaataccgacttttcggcatttcggcttttcggcttttgccaatctagtctatgagaggtgtcgattacacactgtTTGCGACATATCTTgatttgagatccacacacgaaccgcctacaattggattactaacacgttaatctaactattcaaatacaaactacgattaacccttacaatattcgccaaccatacctacagatcatagtaagcttataagaaatcaataagcaactcattaacaaattttgtcaattttaccacataatcataatttcactgcaagctgtcttcctgagcaacagtcactaaatcatttataactggagctacgaaactccaaatcaagtgccgttaattttccctgaaaatagactcatatatattctatccataaaattttcagaatttttggtttagccaatcaataccagatttttctcaaagtttcccatgtttcactgtttgactaatctgaccactcttcattacgaatcaaatttctcattgtacagaattcaaaatatgttcttgtttatttcattagaaactagactcaataagctttaattatataatttattcagcttctaattcatcccccataatttatggtgattttccaaagtcacattactgctgctgtcccaagcagatttattaccaaatcactctttcacacctaacttgcatgcttgttatttaaacatgtatatcgccaatcaatcatcacatatctatgattttacttaagtataatctccatttcatcattttaaagcacaacatgttagccgatttttcctcttagcatctaaggcacatgcatgctcatttgtttggctcaacttcacctatcttccatttttcatcaaaagaatatgaaacaacaaccatttccttcattttaattcatgactaaatgctcacaacacaactaaaaatcaaaatatacttcaagagttaaggtagaatcaagaagaactcataaacctcaaaatagaagcaaggtaccaagaacttaccttcaattttcctcctcctaatgaccaaatactcaagagctttctcctctcctttctcttctctaactttcagctatgatgaacaaagatggacaaaactttgttcttttcacccctttttcttttaataaaacttcatatttcatccatttaattctttaatacaaaagacatgaaattcttatcatgaaacatttacctaacccattatcatgaaacatttacctaacccattatcatggaacatttacctaacctattatcattgaacatttacctaacctattatcaatttgtaccataaattatggatatcaagtgtacattttgtctacaacaacatgatggctggccacttcatataaaatgggaggtttgtcatgcaaatcctcctattttgcactcctatttatttggccactttaatttagcctatagcatttccaaacattttcacataggtcctatttcataatttcactccatttttcttatggaacaaaaattaactaaaattaccgggttctatcttaagcttgggctttctagaggcccactaacataattaaacctatgccaacattcacaggattcccgaaaattggggcgttacatagctATCCATTTTCCTCCTACTTCACACAAGCTTTTCAACATCCTTAATTTCTTATAAAAAGATACAAAATTCACCCAAATTAATTGGAACAAAACCCAATCCCAGAATAAATTTATCCATCACCAACCCAGGTAAACACTTCAACGTTGACTCTAGAATTTGGGGTCGTTACACGTAGCTTGGACCTAGCGATCAGGTCGGGCGAGGGCTGTTACATAATGTACGAAAAATAGTAATTTAATTTATGGAATTTTATTAGCCAACatatttgaaaaattacaagtatGAATTAGAAAAAAAACTACACTAAAGGAACAAAAATCTTAACAAACATACGAGTCAAGGCCTTGAGACATGATTCTTCAAACCTCAAAACTAACAATCATGAAATAGGAGAGACACATCTTAAGACATGGCTTTATTGTCTCAAGACATTACTTTATATTTTGCTATTTTAACCCAAGGTTCATAACCTGGCTCCATTTCTAAGCATCCTTGATCTTGATTTAATGTGTGAGGGCTTGCTTGAGTTCATTTAACACACATGACATGTACTAATTACCACATTTGTATAATTTgctttaaattttcataaattttgtaTGTATGTAAATCAATTTTGAGTTGCTTGGACAACGGATGTGGTATCTTACATCCGATCATTGTCCAAATTGAATTTAAGGTGTTacaagaaaattttgaaaggtcgGATTAATCATCTAACCAATATAACTTTTCGATCTATAacttaataaaaaatttgaaaaaaatttaacctTCTCTTGTGATGTTGTGATTATTGAAACATTGTTCGAGTGAAACtcaatttttcaataaaaaattatggtttttaagtcacctaaaattttataaaacttatttattatacttaaatatttattttaaattaaaaagtgatattttcattagaaaatttcttGAAATCTTTTTCCTTCCAATACTTACTCTACATTATGTGATTTACCTGTATTCATTATAGGAAGATAGAAGAGTAGATCAACTAAATTCCTTTTCTCAGCACCTCAAAATGTCAACCACTTTGCAGCAATAACCTTTCATTGCATTTTGGAATACTCTCATTATATCATATGTTGCTTACTTAAATCACATATTAAACAAAACCtaatcaaaattttgaaaaaaaaaaaattggtaaggGATTCCCAAGTGCTATTGTTTGCACTAGTTCATTCCTCCATGAAGGGATAAAACTTACTACTATTAAAAGATATCAATAATTtccaattttaaaaattctcaaTTTCAACATGAACATTGTAGAAATTAATTTCTTTTGACCACTTATCTAACATGTAGCAAATTGATATATTAGAAATTTGATATATTACATGATTggttttctaattaacacccatCTTGTTGTTGTGATTTGTTATATTAGATACTTTTACTAAGTTATTTAGTTTGagttgttaaaatgtaaatcgaggtaagtttatcatttaaatttatattaatttactaagcatttgaaatgcttactccattgttTTCCCTTTCTTTGTAGATTACCATTTTGCTAAACGTGTTGATCAGATCTACGAGAATTTCACACTATTTCGTTATTGATTTGGTAGTCTTTTAATAGTTTTGAATCCGATTTCGTAGCATGTAAATAAGAGTTATGCTTTTGGTAACATAAATGTTAGCATTGTTCAACCTATTCTAATGTTTGAACATTTGGTAAGGTAAAGCCTATTTAAAtatgtttgttttagtaacaTTTTGAATTAAAAGTACAATacttgatatgatatatatttgagTAAGAATGATATGACTAAATGATAGTGTGGAATAACTACATGTATGCTTGAATTGGTATAAGTTGAATTGAATTGATTTGGTGTCAAATTGTGACATTTTGATTTAGTTGATTGAGAAAATGGTTAAATGATTGTTTGAAATGTGTTTTGGCACATTTTTATGCCGTTAATTGTGATGCTAAATGCACCAGATATGTATAATGGTTTAGTTGGTTGAAATAGACACCAAAAGGCTTAGTTTGTGTCAAAAATAGAATCCACATCGCGACGTCAAGCGATGGTCGTCACGACGAGATCTGGGTTTTGGACCATGGCGTGATGAGGAACCCCGTCATTACAATGAGGCAAAATAGATAATCACATTGCAACGAGGAACTCCTCACGTCACGAcgtgttttgaaattttagaagtgttgcaatttggtcctaatgTGATTTATGATCTGTAATCGTTGTGTTTGCATGATTTATATTTTAATGTGAATGTTAATTGTATATAGTTGCTCCGATAATGACTGTAACATTCCGTGGCTCGGACCTAAGAATCAGGTCAggaaaggggtgttacacaaagtaCGAAATATAGTAATTTAACTATATggaattttattaaccaatctattattttaaaaattataagtatGAATTACGAAATAACTAAACTAAAGGGACAAAAATCTTAACAAACATACGAGTCAAGGTCTTGAGACATGATTCTTCAAACTTCAAAActaaaaatcatgaaataagaAAGACATATCTCGAGACATGGCTTACTGTCTCAAGACATTACCCTGCATTTTGTTACTTTAATCCAGGATTCGTAACCTGGCTCAATTTCTAAGCATCCTTGATCTCGGTTTAATGTATGAGGGCATGTTTGAGTTCATTTAACACGCATAACATGTACTAATTGCCACATTTGTATAATTtgctttaaaatttcataaatattgtaTGTATGTGAATTAATTTTGAGTTGTTTGGGCAACGAATGTGGCATCTTGCATCCGATCATCAGCCAAAATGAATGTAAAGTTTTACAAGCAAATTTTGAAAGGTCGGATTAATCATCTAACCAATATAACTTTTCAATCTATAACTTaacaaaaaaaagttgaaaaaaattTAACCTTTTCTTGTGATGTTGTAATTATGGAAACAATTTTCGAGTAAAACTCAATTTTCCAATAAAAAAAgtatgggttttttttttaagtcacctaaaattttataaaacctATTTATTATACTTAAATATTTATTGGAAATTAAAAGGGGATATTTCGTTAAAGTTTTTCCCTCCAATACTCACTCTACGTTATGTTTTTTACCTGTATTTATTGTAGGAAGATGGAAGAGCAGATCAACCAAATTCTCTTTCTCAGTGTCAACCTTTCACTGCATTTGGGAATACTTGCTTACTTAAATCACATATTAAACAAAACCTAATCAAAATTTTGAAGAAGAAATTGGTAGGGGATTCCAAGTGCTATTGTTTACACTAATTCATTCCTCCATGGGGTGATAGAAGTTACTACTATCAAAAGATATCAAGAATTTCCAAGATGTAGCCATTGCAAAGCGGGCAGTTACCTCTCTGAACCATTAGCTCCCTAGAACAAAGCCGGCAAAAGGTATGGGCGCATGGAATAAACGCCGACCCTTTATGCCTAACCATGCACACGCCACACGTGTATTCCATCCCTCCGCTCAATGACACCGCTACTTCATCTTcctcttcatcttcttcttcgtCGTCGTAGTCGTCATCATCTTCGCCCATCCCGTATCCCGTTTCCCCCAACAAGTCCATTAATGACATCTTAACTGGCTCCACCACCGCACCCTTCCCCGCTGCTGCTTCCGCCGCTTCCTGTGCCGCCACCGCCTCCCTCGCCGACAATGATCTCTCTTTGGATAGTACCTCTACCGGAGGTTGCGATCCTTCATCTTCCTCAGGAGACTCGTATTCTTCGTCATCGCTGCCCTCAGCAACGTCGTATTCGTCTTCGTCGTCGTCGTCATCTTGGTGGTGGCTCGCGGAAGACAAACGAATCGATGGGTGGCGGGCCATTTGCGGCTTGGAGCTTCTTGAGCGTGGAGCATCGCTGGGCATGGCGGCATCAAGAGAATCATTGTGATCGGCATGAGTGGAATTGTTGCCAAACCTAATAGAATCCCTCCGCGCCAATTGCATCTTAGAGTTCACAACTGGCGGGTCAGAAACCGGGACACATTCGCCTCCATCCTTGGCATGGGTGGTGTCAGAGGAGTTAGAACGAGGCGAACCGTGGCTCGGGGACCGTGATCTACTACCTTGAACATTAACATCGGAAGTGGGGACACGGACGGAGGAGGTCCAGGCCGAACCTGCTCGCTTCAGTCGTAACTTATCCCGAAACGTTTTCCAACTCTTCTTGTCTTTGAGGGTCCTATCGTCCCGTATAATATCCAGAAGCGTACGGTGCGGAGGTGACGATTTTCCATCATTATTTAAACCAGCCATACTAATCCGGCCGTTCTCAACCGCTGATATATGCTCCAACAGCGTAAGCCTCCGGTTACCACTTCCCATAGCATTACAGTTAACATATATTGTTTATGATTAGTAATATGAAATCatcataatcataataataaagaTATTTGCATCTACAGAAATAAAACAAACATCGGATACCTTAAGATTGGTGTGGCAGTTTATCGGGATTTACATCTACAGAAACAGAACAAGTCTGACGAAAAAGACTTTCACAGCCTTCAATCATTCACCTGTAAAAGGAAACAATACAATTATAGCTAATTATTCATAATTTTGAAGTAGAAGAAGAAATATATTAATCATTATGAAGTATGGGACACGCACTGAAAAAGACTTCCTTTGTCTGGCCTGGTCTTTTGTTTGTCTCTGTTTAGAATTCTTTCTGGTTTCAATGTTAGGGTTTGGAGAGGGAGATAAAAACTGAGATTGTGAAAATGGAGCGAGTCTTATGGGGGAAATTAAGGGAGGGGCCTTTTTTAATTTCCTTGCTTCACGGAAATTAAACGGAAATAAACCCAAAGTATCCAACTCTTTAACAGTTAACTTCTTTCCTTCTATTTCTCTATGTAGTcggctaaaaatataaaaaaaaattaaaataattaattcaactCTTATAAAAAATTATCTCCCAACAAAAATCAATTAAGATTTCTATCTTAACAAGAATTATTAATCGACCAATTTAACCGTTAATCGTACTAATATGAATGACAAAAGCCACTATAAATTATGTCACCAAAAAAAAGTCACTAAAACTACTATATGGTAGTATGCTAACATATGCCTATGATAACGTGACATGTCTCGTCAgcaaaaatattttcttataaaataaaaatgtttttaaaaattttaattaagatgTTAATATACAATgaatttaaacaaataattattttgattcattttagatgagtacaaaattaaaaaaaaccaaaatttataaatatatataaattttaaatatgtaaaaACTAAAAAAGTACATAAAATTTTTCCAGATTTGATTGAGAAATTAAATACATTATCcacatattaattattaaaacaaaatgaaaaagatgGGAGTATAGAGAactcttttatttaattatttgacCTAAAATTAACTTTTATCATAAGTTAATAATTGTTGTGAATAACAAATttgtttaataaaataatttagtaattatttttgtgtaaattataattttgtaactttttagaCCCTATGGTTATATGAAATTATAAAACATGTAAAAAAATAAGAATGAGAAaggaatataaataaatattccacaaattttagaatttatataatataaaacttTCAAATGTTAGAACGTATTCTAGATCAGTATGATTATCAGTAGTTCCAAGACGAgtgcaaagttttttttttaatctctTTCTAGGAGTGGTTCATATGGAACATGTAGAATTTAGAAAACTATGGTAACAACGACACAGTTTAACAAACTCTGTTCTCAGCAATTTGCTGGTTGATTTGGAAGGAccgtaatttttttgttttttctaacAGCCATCGTTATGTACAAGTCATCGTAGATACATGTTATTCTTGGGCGAGGAGTTATGTCGAGCCAGCATTGAAATTGGTTCAACCCAGTCCCATGCCTACATTGTGGCATTGGTCTCAACCGGAGAGGGGATGGATAAAACTTAACACGGATGGTGCGATTTCAGCTACAAATATTACTACATTTATTGGAGGTGTGGATTCTCAATGATGTTTGGTAaggattttgtttttttaaagtaaaGGCAAGAGCAGTTTTGGAAGGCAGTTTAACCTACAATTCTTACATAGCTTAAATGGAAATTTTTCGCCCATATTCTacagaaaaataataaatattttatataaatgcaaGTACTAAATCAAATCGTAGCTTGGAAGAGTTGGTTACCCTATTTTGGTTCTTTATTGTTCTTTTTTTCAAGATTGAGGGTGGTTAAATCTCAAAAAGAACGAAGATGTTCCAAAGAAGTCTCAATTTTGTAATGAATTAAACCTAATCTATGATCTAATTCTCATAAACGAATTGTTGTTTTGGTTCAAGTAGATATCAAAaagtgaattttaaaaaaaaaaaaaaagagagagaatatAATAAACTTATAATGTTAAAAGTTAAACTTAAGCCTTAAGTTTTTTTGCTATTgctcataaatattcataaataccataataaaattgaattttaaattaatatatcaaaAGAAAGGAGAGAAAACAATAGAAAATAAACATACTATGTAAACGATatactatataaaaaataaaattaggaaAAGGAAACTTTCTTGCAAAAAATTCGTTGAAGCAATAGAGAAAATCAAGGAGGAATGAGGCAATagctttatttttatatttattaatagaCTAAGGTAACGTTTGGTGCTTTCACATGTTTTGATTCCAATAGAATGTGATTGTCAGGAAAGTTACTTTACAATGATTGGTATACATTGGAAGGTGTTTATTAAAATCTCAAGAAAGTTATACTATCTTGCTTGGTTCACTAAATACTTTCTTAGGAATGTAGTGATaatttatgaaattacccttattaaataaaaataatat belongs to Gossypium arboreum isolate Shixiya-1 chromosome 7, ASM2569848v2, whole genome shotgun sequence and includes:
- the LOC108472773 gene encoding uncharacterized protein LOC108472773 isoform X1, which codes for MGSGNRRLTLLEHISAVENGRISMAGLNNDGKSSPPHRTLLDIIRDDRTLKDKKSWKTFRDKLRLKRAGSAWTSSVRVPTSDVNVQGSRSRSPSHGSPRSNSSDTTHAKDGGECVPVSDPPVVNSKMQLARRDSIRFGNNSTHADHNDSLDAAMPSDAPRSRSSKPQMARHPSIRLSSASHHQDDDDDEDEYDVAEGSDDEEYESPEEDEGSQPPVEVLSKERSLSAREAVAAQEAAEAAAGKGAVVEPVKMSLMDLLGETGYGMGEDDDDYDDEEEDEEEDEVAVSLSGGMEYTCGVCMVRHKGSAFIPCAHTFCRLCSRELMVQRGNCPLCNGYILEILDIF
- the LOC108472773 gene encoding uncharacterized protein LOC108472773 isoform X2, producing the protein MAGLNNDGKSSPPHRTLLDIIRDDRTLKDKKSWKTFRDKLRLKRAGSAWTSSVRVPTSDVNVQGSRSRSPSHGSPRSNSSDTTHAKDGGECVPVSDPPVVNSKMQLARRDSIRFGNNSTHADHNDSLDAAMPSDAPRSRSSKPQMARHPSIRLSSASHHQDDDDDEDEYDVAEGSDDEEYESPEEDEGSQPPVEVLSKERSLSAREAVAAQEAAEAAAGKGAVVEPVKMSLMDLLGETGYGMGEDDDDYDDEEEDEEEDEVAVSLSGGMEYTCGVCMVRHKGSAFIPCAHTFCRLCSRELMVQRGNCPLCNGYILEILDIF